From the genome of Phytohabitans rumicis, one region includes:
- a CDS encoding lysophospholipid acyltransferase produces the protein MNRRLSSDTPEVVQLLADDGFAGRLAELAGSLGRDPGEVTAEAAGYLREMGAMHSARAMSAWSRFTTWMFRAHELLVDEEAARRLHRLDRKYSLLFLFSHRSYLDGAAVPVALDRHGLDPAFTLGGSNLNFFPVNHLARRSGIVYIRRSTHDQPVYKLALRAYIGQLIRNRKNLSWSIEGGRTRTGKLRPPTYGIVRYVVDAIEAAPDTEALIVPVSIVYEQLHEVGSMTAEARGARKRPEDVRWLINFARLQTNRLGRAYLDFGEPVPLRERMAELRGADQQGRHVVERIALDTSHRINQATPVTVTAVVCLAMLAADRALTLDGVLDTVAPMAGYIESRRWPVAGAANLTDRATIRRTLQELVASGVLTSYDGGTDTVWVIGPGQHLVAAFYRNTLIHMLVDRAIGELALVAATEGGPDGLATATEEALRLRDLLKFDFFFARRRDFAEQMALELAIIEPGGGDGLHEFTPANARRWLEQGRPLVAPLVLRPFLDAYHLVADRLAAADGEEVDEPRFLDECLRVGKQWALQGRLASEESVSLELFKPALLLARHRGLLDPGAPDLRQRRVDFRDELRETVRRVAVVAELAQQRPAPA, from the coding sequence ATGAATCGTCGGCTCTCATCGGACACCCCTGAGGTCGTCCAGCTGCTGGCCGACGACGGGTTCGCCGGTCGGCTGGCCGAGCTGGCCGGCTCGCTCGGCCGCGACCCGGGCGAGGTGACCGCCGAGGCCGCCGGCTATCTGCGCGAGATGGGTGCGATGCACAGCGCGCGAGCCATGAGCGCCTGGTCCAGGTTCACGACGTGGATGTTCCGTGCGCACGAGCTGCTGGTGGACGAGGAGGCCGCGCGCCGGCTGCACCGGCTGGACCGCAAGTATTCGCTGCTGTTCCTGTTCTCCCACCGGTCGTATTTGGACGGTGCGGCGGTGCCGGTGGCGCTGGACCGGCACGGGCTCGACCCGGCGTTCACCCTGGGCGGGTCGAACCTCAACTTCTTTCCGGTCAACCACCTGGCCCGCCGCTCCGGCATCGTCTACATTCGACGGTCGACGCACGACCAGCCGGTGTACAAGCTCGCGTTGCGCGCCTACATCGGCCAACTGATCCGTAACCGCAAGAACCTCAGCTGGTCCATCGAGGGCGGGCGGACCCGCACGGGCAAACTGCGGCCACCGACGTACGGCATCGTGCGCTACGTGGTGGACGCGATCGAAGCCGCCCCGGACACCGAGGCCCTGATCGTTCCCGTGTCCATCGTGTACGAACAGTTGCACGAGGTCGGGTCGATGACCGCCGAGGCGCGCGGGGCCAGAAAGCGGCCCGAGGACGTTCGCTGGCTGATCAACTTTGCCCGGCTGCAGACGAACCGGCTCGGCCGGGCCTACCTGGACTTCGGCGAGCCCGTACCGCTCCGCGAGCGGATGGCCGAGCTGCGCGGCGCGGACCAGCAGGGGCGGCACGTCGTCGAGCGGATCGCCCTGGACACCTCGCACCGCATCAACCAGGCGACCCCGGTCACCGTCACGGCGGTCGTCTGCCTGGCGATGCTGGCCGCCGACCGGGCGCTGACCCTGGACGGGGTGCTGGACACCGTCGCGCCGATGGCCGGCTACATCGAGTCCCGGCGCTGGCCGGTGGCGGGCGCGGCGAACCTGACCGACCGGGCCACGATCCGCCGTACGTTGCAGGAGCTGGTCGCCTCCGGCGTGCTGACCAGCTACGACGGCGGCACCGACACGGTGTGGGTGATCGGTCCGGGCCAACACCTGGTGGCCGCGTTCTACCGCAACACACTGATCCACATGCTGGTCGACCGGGCGATCGGCGAGCTCGCGCTGGTCGCCGCGACGGAAGGTGGTCCGGACGGCCTGGCCACGGCGACCGAGGAGGCGCTGCGGCTGCGTGACCTGCTGAAGTTCGACTTCTTCTTCGCCCGCCGCCGGGACTTCGCCGAGCAGATGGCGCTGGAGCTGGCGATCATCGAGCCGGGCGGCGGCGACGGGCTGCACGAGTTCACCCCGGCCAACGCGCGCCGCTGGCTGGAGCAGGGCCGGCCGCTGGTCGCCCCGCTGGTGCTGCGGCCGTTCCTGGACGCGTACCACCTCGTCGCCGATCGGCTCGCCGCCGCCGACGGCGAGGAGGTCGACGAGCCGCGGTTCCTCGACGAGTGCCTGCGGGTCGGCAAGCAGTGGGCGTTGCAGGGGAGACTGGCCAGCGAGGAGTCGGTGTCGCTGGAACTGTTCAAACCGGCGCTGCTGCTGGCCCGTCACCGCGGTCTGCTCGATCCGGGCGCACCGGATCTGCGGCAGCGTCGCGTGGACTTTCGCGACGAGCTGCGCGAGACGGTCCGCCGGGTGGCGGTGGTCGCCGAGCTGGCGCAGCAGCGGCCGGCTCCCGCCTGA
- a CDS encoding TetR/AcrR family transcriptional regulator — protein MRHIVGATRTPREGWIEEGLRALAAGGLDAVRVEVLAKRLGVTKGGFYGYFADREALLEAMLDAWERESTDEVLDRIEREGGDPRTKIQRAGMLTFSSDRLLPTDLAIRDWARRDEAVAERLRRVDNRRMALLREMIGTFCTDADEVEARSLLAFCLAIGEHFLAADHDGRTRAQVLVRAADLLLDRRTSR, from the coding sequence GTGAGGCACATCGTGGGCGCGACGCGTACGCCGCGGGAGGGGTGGATCGAGGAAGGGCTGCGGGCGCTCGCCGCCGGCGGCCTGGACGCCGTCCGGGTCGAGGTGCTGGCCAAGAGACTTGGCGTCACGAAGGGCGGGTTCTACGGGTACTTCGCCGATCGTGAGGCGCTGCTGGAGGCGATGCTCGACGCCTGGGAGCGGGAAAGCACCGACGAGGTGCTCGACCGGATCGAGCGCGAGGGCGGCGATCCGCGCACCAAGATCCAGCGCGCCGGCATGCTCACCTTCTCCAGCGACCGCCTGCTGCCGACCGACCTCGCGATCCGTGACTGGGCCCGGCGCGACGAGGCGGTCGCCGAGCGCCTGCGACGGGTGGACAACCGGCGCATGGCACTATTGCGCGAGATGATCGGCACCTTCTGCACCGACGCCGACGAGGTCGAGGCCCGCAGCCTGCTCGCCTTCTGCCTCGCGATCGGCGAGCACTTCCTCGCCGCCGACCACGACGGCCGTACCCGTGCCCAGGTCCTTGTCCGCGCCGCCGACCTGCTGCTCGATCGCCGCACGAGTAGGTGA
- a CDS encoding threonine ammonia-lyase, translating into MGETRLDLDRIRSARQVIDPVFLDTPLYECGPLGRRLGCAVSVKLETANPVRSFKARGTELVTSLLTGNGAGEVVCASAGNLGQALAWSARRRGVHATVVASRQAPAAKLDGIRALGAELELVDGDIEHARERADWIARRRGIRLVEDSLDIETCEGAATIGLELAAGPPFDAVLIALGGGAMATGVGHVLKALRPEAEVICVQPAGAPAMTRSWHARRVVTTDSADTIADGVAGRHPIPEVLDDLLQVADDAVLVQEESIVAGMRDLLDLAGLVVEPSAALGVAAVLEDRERFAGRHVVTVICGGNVDPGAYRRWVHA; encoded by the coding sequence GTGGGCGAGACGCGCTTGGACCTCGACCGGATCCGTTCGGCCCGGCAGGTGATCGACCCGGTCTTTCTGGACACACCGCTGTACGAGTGCGGGCCGCTCGGGCGCCGGCTGGGTTGCGCGGTGAGCGTCAAGCTGGAGACGGCCAACCCGGTCCGCAGCTTCAAGGCGCGGGGCACCGAGCTGGTGACGAGCCTGCTGACGGGTAACGGCGCCGGAGAGGTGGTGTGTGCCAGCGCCGGGAACCTCGGTCAGGCGCTTGCCTGGTCGGCTCGCCGCCGCGGCGTCCACGCGACGGTGGTGGCGTCGCGGCAGGCGCCCGCCGCGAAGCTCGACGGGATCCGTGCCCTCGGCGCCGAACTGGAGCTGGTGGATGGCGACATCGAGCACGCCCGCGAGCGGGCGGACTGGATCGCGCGGCGACGCGGCATCCGGCTGGTCGAGGACAGCCTGGACATCGAGACCTGCGAGGGTGCGGCGACCATCGGCCTCGAACTGGCCGCCGGCCCGCCGTTCGACGCGGTCCTGATCGCCCTGGGAGGCGGCGCGATGGCCACCGGCGTGGGCCACGTCCTGAAGGCGTTGCGGCCCGAGGCCGAGGTGATCTGCGTGCAGCCGGCGGGCGCGCCGGCGATGACCCGCTCCTGGCACGCGCGGCGGGTCGTCACCACCGACTCGGCCGACACGATCGCGGACGGTGTGGCCGGGCGCCACCCCATCCCGGAGGTACTCGACGACCTGCTCCAGGTGGCCGACGACGCCGTCCTGGTCCAGGAAGAGTCGATCGTCGCGGGGATGCGGGACCTGCTGGACCTCGCGGGGCTGGTCGTCGAGCCCTCGGCCGCCCTCGGCGTCGCCGCCGTCCTGGAGGACCGCGAACGGTTCGCCGGCCGCCACGTGGTCACCGTCATCTGCGGCGGCAACGTCGATCCCGGCGCCTACCGCCGCTGGGTCCACGCGTAG
- a CDS encoding Hsp70 family protein — translation MAADGTLGVDFGTTHTVAALTGAAGRVQPILFDANLLLPSAVYGAADGALLVGRDAERTARLDPARYEPNPKRRVDERTVLLGEREFRVVDLVAALLRRVGDEAARVAGALPGRLVLTHPAHWAASRRAVLTEAAEVAGLPAPAMVPEPVAAAAYFSTTLGRTVPPEKLLIVYDLGGGTFDTSVLRQRPGGGWEVLASAGLDDVGGLDLDAALVGQLRGSVGGADPDRWRHLVEPGGDEVAQRRSLTFWQDVRAAKEQLSRSSSALVRVPLFETDAIVTREEFERAARPYLERTVDLTAATLQRAGGRPDQVAGVFLVGGSSRIPLVGTLLHRRLLVAPTVIEQPELVVALGSLAGASAAEPGAAGSTNAGSPHHGPAAPDTSPPPSMAPPVPPAPVRVVRHRVWRLPAVSVALVAAILVGLYGWQAWSAAGRAGDGNRPDGAGATSGQAAGPDGEQRVQVDRAVWYTGLKVTVGTVSHRPNRQPPLVVDVRLDNQSGEQYDLWRLKVFVQTGSRYVEGAVTESNPVPSGAASDYHLEFPVDRLDGPLAAAALVFGRGEEARSVLPLGTGKAVTNEPRVVLTDLRITHRDLELAFTSCDLRADFSARHRQAARGYAVVGCRFDVRYTGRGLHWFRVEHLRLKLPDGTLTSAPEPPYELMTDNVVHPGVYVGFAVKWPAPGRYVLQVVDPHDDEKASAANTRDVPFTL, via the coding sequence GTGGCGGCAGACGGGACCCTCGGCGTCGACTTCGGCACGACCCATACCGTTGCGGCGCTCACCGGTGCGGCCGGCCGCGTGCAGCCCATCCTGTTCGACGCCAACCTGCTGCTGCCGTCGGCGGTCTACGGCGCCGCGGACGGCGCTCTGCTGGTGGGCCGGGACGCGGAGCGCACCGCCCGGCTCGACCCGGCACGCTACGAGCCGAACCCGAAGCGCCGCGTCGACGAGCGGACCGTGCTGCTGGGGGAGCGCGAGTTCCGGGTGGTCGACCTCGTCGCCGCGCTGCTGCGGCGGGTCGGCGACGAGGCGGCCCGGGTCGCCGGCGCATTGCCCGGAAGGCTGGTGCTGACCCACCCGGCGCACTGGGCCGCCAGTCGCCGCGCGGTGCTCACCGAGGCGGCCGAGGTGGCCGGCCTGCCGGCGCCGGCCATGGTGCCCGAGCCGGTCGCCGCCGCGGCCTACTTCTCCACGACGCTGGGCCGGACAGTGCCGCCCGAAAAGCTCCTCATCGTGTACGACCTGGGCGGCGGGACGTTCGACACCAGCGTCCTGCGGCAGCGGCCGGGCGGCGGGTGGGAGGTGCTGGCGAGCGCCGGCCTCGACGACGTGGGCGGCCTGGACCTCGACGCCGCCCTTGTCGGTCAGTTGCGCGGTAGCGTCGGCGGCGCCGACCCGGATCGCTGGCGGCACCTCGTCGAGCCGGGCGGCGACGAGGTCGCCCAGCGCCGCAGCCTGACCTTCTGGCAGGACGTGCGGGCCGCGAAGGAGCAGTTGTCGCGCAGCTCTTCGGCGCTGGTACGCGTGCCGCTGTTCGAGACCGACGCCATCGTCACCCGCGAGGAGTTCGAGCGGGCCGCCCGGCCGTACCTGGAGCGCACCGTCGACCTGACCGCGGCGACGCTGCAGCGCGCCGGTGGCCGTCCGGACCAGGTCGCCGGGGTGTTCCTGGTCGGCGGGTCGAGCCGGATCCCGCTCGTCGGCACACTGCTGCACCGGCGGCTGCTGGTGGCGCCCACGGTGATCGAGCAGCCGGAGCTGGTGGTCGCGCTGGGCAGCCTGGCGGGCGCCAGCGCGGCCGAGCCTGGCGCCGCCGGGTCGACCAATGCCGGGTCGCCGCACCACGGTCCGGCGGCGCCGGACACTTCGCCGCCGCCGAGCATGGCGCCGCCGGTACCGCCGGCGCCGGTGCGGGTGGTGCGGCACCGGGTCTGGCGGCTGCCGGCGGTGTCGGTCGCCCTCGTCGCCGCCATCCTCGTCGGGCTGTACGGCTGGCAAGCGTGGTCGGCGGCCGGCCGGGCCGGCGACGGCAACCGGCCGGACGGCGCCGGCGCCACCAGCGGTCAGGCCGCCGGGCCGGACGGCGAGCAGCGAGTCCAGGTCGACCGGGCGGTGTGGTACACCGGGCTCAAGGTGACCGTCGGCACCGTCAGCCACCGCCCGAACCGCCAGCCGCCACTAGTCGTCGACGTCCGGCTGGACAACCAGTCCGGTGAGCAGTACGACCTGTGGCGGCTCAAGGTCTTCGTGCAGACCGGCAGCCGGTACGTCGAAGGCGCGGTGACCGAGTCGAACCCGGTGCCGTCCGGCGCGGCCAGCGACTACCACCTGGAGTTCCCGGTCGATCGGCTGGACGGCCCGCTCGCCGCCGCCGCACTCGTCTTCGGTCGGGGCGAGGAGGCACGGTCGGTGCTGCCGCTCGGCACCGGCAAGGCGGTCACCAACGAGCCCCGCGTGGTGCTCACCGACCTACGGATCACCCACCGGGACCTGGAGTTGGCGTTCACCAGCTGCGATCTGCGGGCCGACTTCTCCGCCCGGCACCGACAGGCAGCCCGGGGGTACGCCGTCGTCGGTTGCCGGTTCGACGTGCGGTACACGGGACGGGGCCTGCACTGGTTCCGGGTGGAGCATCTGCGGCTCAAGCTGCCCGACGGAACGCTCACCAGCGCCCCCGAGCCGCCCTACGAGCTGATGACCGACAACGTCGTACATCCCGGTGTGTACGTCGGGTTCGCCGTCAAGTGGCCGGCACCCGGCCGGTACGTGCTGCAGGTGGTCGACCCGCACGACGACGAGAAGGCGTCGGCGGCCAACACCCGGGACGTGCCCTTCACGCTGTGA
- a CDS encoding toll/interleukin-1 receptor domain-containing protein, with product MQDYPKWTMPTTSAGRKIFLSHAAYDTIVAKVLRDILGRAGVGDVFLDADDLRPGDHWLPDIRSAIVDCAAIVTVLTPQFSTRPWMAAEWACFWAAEKPTYVLRLGVALADVFEPMRASIIGDLSSRSSMTAFLDAVATGNHDNYRLATALVERAAEARVEQAAADADAQLERLVTSPEEVPDDVILALIKAGREEDLSALHERSGEPRANITRQRLHRVAQALIRAGISSDLVLPLALSIDNSNYQRDAVIAVIKGGEPLPARQAFADELYGRLSIIARRRIVHAAQDIGMPLSEKWEGIRPFGD from the coding sequence ATGCAGGACTATCCAAAATGGACCATGCCGACGACCTCCGCGGGCCGCAAGATCTTCCTCAGCCATGCCGCGTACGACACGATCGTGGCGAAGGTGCTGCGCGACATCCTCGGACGGGCCGGAGTCGGGGACGTCTTTCTCGACGCCGACGATCTTCGACCAGGCGACCATTGGCTGCCGGACATCCGATCCGCCATCGTGGACTGTGCCGCGATCGTGACCGTGCTGACCCCCCAATTCAGCACCCGGCCGTGGATGGCGGCCGAGTGGGCCTGCTTCTGGGCGGCGGAAAAGCCCACCTACGTGCTGCGGCTCGGCGTCGCCCTGGCTGACGTATTCGAGCCCATGCGGGCGTCAATCATCGGCGACCTTTCCTCGCGCTCGTCCATGACGGCGTTCCTCGACGCGGTCGCGACGGGCAATCACGACAATTACCGGCTCGCGACCGCCCTGGTCGAGCGGGCGGCCGAGGCCCGCGTGGAGCAGGCCGCCGCCGATGCCGACGCGCAACTGGAACGGCTGGTAACCAGCCCCGAAGAGGTGCCCGACGACGTCATCCTCGCCTTGATCAAAGCGGGCCGCGAGGAGGATCTGTCCGCGCTGCATGAGCGAAGCGGCGAGCCGCGGGCGAACATCACCCGCCAGCGGCTGCACCGGGTCGCCCAGGCGCTCATCCGCGCCGGCATCTCCTCCGACCTGGTGCTGCCGCTCGCCCTGTCGATCGACAACTCCAACTACCAACGCGACGCCGTGATCGCCGTGATCAAGGGAGGCGAGCCTTTGCCGGCCCGCCAAGCGTTCGCCGACGAGCTTTACGGGCGCCTTTCGATCATTGCCCGGCGGCGCATCGTCCACGCGGCGCAGGATATTGGCATGCCGCTTTCCGAGAAATGGGAGGGCATACGACCGTTCGGCGACTAA
- a CDS encoding Na+/H+ antiporter, which yields MRSFEAVLVLVALATVVAVSARRLRLPAPSLLVVAGVVVGLLPGVPAVQVSPEIVSLVVLPPLLYAAGEDLSWRELRAVWRPVAVLAIGLVLASAAAVGAIAVAVTPLSGSMAFVLGAVLASTDPVAVTALGRRLPLPARVQTLIQAESLFNDATSLVLVRVAVAAAVAGGAVSWAWGAGQFALLAGGGVAVGAVVAAGVALIRRRTEDPILETVIALVTPYAAYVAAEALHVSGVTAVVVASVILGGLAPHLTNAGIRLQLHAVYGTVVFLLESVVFSLIGLALPALLDDLNGSLGDLPWQVLAIAATLLAVRALWVFPLSLVMRPRSRPPWAAPAVVSWAGARGVLPLAAALSIPLTTDDGAPLAHRGLVLTITTAVIVLTLTVQGFSLGPLVRRAGIAVTPQRARDEDATARLHMARAARDRLDELDDLQAVPDAVSRRLRRSLNARVEQVHPSGEAEDSIEPTYRKVRRELIAVESRELHRLHETALITETTRRRLQRTLDLEDASLADNPGD from the coding sequence GTGCGTAGCTTCGAGGCGGTTCTGGTGTTGGTGGCGCTCGCCACCGTCGTCGCGGTGTCGGCCCGCCGGCTGCGCCTGCCGGCGCCTTCCCTGCTCGTGGTGGCCGGCGTCGTCGTGGGCCTGCTGCCCGGGGTGCCGGCCGTGCAGGTCAGCCCGGAGATCGTGTCCCTGGTGGTGCTGCCCCCGCTGCTGTACGCCGCCGGCGAGGATCTGTCCTGGCGGGAGCTGCGCGCCGTGTGGCGGCCGGTGGCCGTACTCGCGATCGGTCTTGTCCTGGCCTCGGCCGCCGCGGTGGGCGCGATCGCCGTGGCGGTGACGCCGCTGTCCGGGTCGATGGCGTTTGTGCTGGGCGCGGTCCTGGCCAGCACCGACCCGGTCGCGGTGACCGCGCTCGGGCGACGCCTGCCGCTGCCCGCGCGGGTGCAGACCCTGATCCAGGCCGAGAGCCTGTTCAACGACGCCACCAGCCTGGTCCTGGTACGCGTCGCGGTGGCCGCGGCCGTCGCGGGCGGCGCGGTGTCCTGGGCGTGGGGTGCCGGGCAGTTCGCGCTGCTGGCTGGGGGTGGCGTCGCGGTGGGTGCGGTCGTGGCGGCCGGCGTCGCCCTGATCCGGCGGCGCACCGAGGACCCGATCCTGGAGACGGTGATCGCGCTGGTCACCCCGTACGCCGCCTACGTGGCCGCCGAGGCGTTGCACGTGTCCGGCGTGACCGCCGTCGTGGTCGCCAGCGTCATCCTCGGCGGCCTCGCACCGCACCTGACGAACGCCGGCATCCGCCTGCAACTGCACGCCGTGTACGGCACCGTGGTCTTCCTGCTGGAGAGCGTCGTGTTCAGCCTGATCGGGCTGGCGCTGCCGGCGCTCCTGGACGACCTGAACGGCTCGCTGGGTGACCTGCCGTGGCAGGTGCTCGCGATCGCGGCCACCCTGCTGGCGGTCCGGGCGCTGTGGGTGTTTCCGCTGTCCCTGGTCATGCGCCCGCGCAGCCGGCCGCCGTGGGCGGCGCCCGCGGTGGTCTCCTGGGCCGGCGCGCGGGGCGTGCTGCCGCTGGCCGCGGCCCTGTCCATCCCGCTGACCACCGACGACGGCGCCCCGCTGGCACATCGCGGGCTGGTGTTGACCATCACCACCGCGGTCATCGTGCTGACGTTGACGGTCCAGGGATTCAGCCTCGGCCCGCTGGTACGCCGCGCCGGCATCGCCGTCACCCCGCAGCGCGCCCGCGACGAGGACGCCACCGCCCGGCTGCACATGGCCCGCGCCGCCCGCGACCGCCTGGACGAACTCGACGACCTGCAGGCGGTCCCCGACGCGGTCAGCCGCCGGCTACGACGGTCGCTGAACGCCCGCGTCGAGCAGGTCCACCCATCCGGCGAGGCCGAGGACTCGATCGAGCCCACGTACCGCAAGGTGCGGCGGGAGCTGATCGCGGTGGAGAGCCGGGAACTGCATAGGCTGCACGAGACCGCGCTCATCACCGAGACCACCCGGCGCCGGCTGCAACGGACCCTCGACCTGGAGGACGCCAGCCTCGCCGACAACCCGGGCGACTGA
- a CDS encoding alpha/beta hydrolase yields MSDIVLEPAAQEFADATANPPYLFDLGPVAGRATVDEVQAGEVDKPAVDVEDLTVPGGPGGGVSVRIVRPAGASGTLPAILYIHGAGWVFGNAHTHDRLVRELAVGADAAVVFPNYSLSPEAKYPTAIEESYAVATWIAGSGAAHGLDPARIAIAGDSVGGNMSAALTVLAKRRGGVQFVQQVLFYPVTDAAFDTPSYRRFGEGYFLRRDAMRWFWDQYTTDPAQRAEITASPLRASLDDLTGLPPALVITAEADVLRDEGEAYANKLRQAGVPVTAVRYQGIIHDFVMLNALRDTSAATAAINQAATTLRDALHAKP; encoded by the coding sequence ATGAGCGACATCGTGCTGGAGCCGGCGGCCCAGGAGTTCGCGGACGCGACCGCCAACCCGCCCTACCTGTTCGACCTGGGCCCGGTGGCGGGCCGCGCGACGGTCGACGAGGTGCAGGCCGGCGAGGTGGACAAGCCGGCGGTGGACGTCGAGGACCTGACCGTGCCGGGCGGGCCGGGCGGCGGCGTGTCGGTACGGATCGTGCGCCCGGCCGGGGCCAGCGGGACGTTGCCGGCGATCCTCTACATCCACGGCGCGGGCTGGGTGTTCGGCAACGCGCACACGCACGACCGCCTCGTCCGCGAGCTGGCCGTGGGCGCGGACGCCGCGGTCGTGTTCCCGAACTACAGCCTGTCCCCCGAGGCCAAGTACCCCACCGCGATCGAGGAGAGCTACGCGGTCGCCACCTGGATCGCCGGGTCCGGGGCCGCGCACGGGCTCGACCCGGCCCGGATCGCGATCGCCGGCGACAGCGTCGGCGGCAACATGAGCGCGGCGCTCACCGTGCTGGCCAAGCGGCGCGGCGGGGTCCAGTTCGTGCAGCAGGTGCTCTTCTACCCGGTGACCGACGCCGCGTTCGACACGCCGTCGTACCGCCGCTTCGGGGAGGGCTACTTCCTGCGCCGGGACGCCATGCGGTGGTTCTGGGACCAGTACACGACCGACCCGGCGCAGCGTGCCGAGATCACCGCGTCGCCGCTGCGCGCCAGCCTCGACGACCTGACCGGCCTGCCGCCGGCCCTCGTCATCACCGCCGAGGCCGACGTCCTGCGCGACGAGGGCGAGGCGTACGCCAACAAGCTGCGGCAGGCCGGCGTGCCGGTGACCGCGGTGCGGTACCAGGGCATCATCCACGACTTCGTGATGCTCAACGCCCTGCGCGACACGAGCGCCGCCACGGCCGCCATCAACCAGGCCGCCACCACGCTGCGGGACGCCTTGCACGCCAAGCCATGA
- a CDS encoding MarR family winged helix-turn-helix transcriptional regulator, with product MTTEVHVSDSLALDDQLCFALYAASRAVTGVYRPLLDELGLTYPQYLVLLVLWGRGSSPVKDLAAALHLDYGTLTPLLKRLESAGFVRRERRKGDERTVDIVLTADGKALRDRARRLPPAISQAMGLTTAEVDTLRALLRKVSTNIATP from the coding sequence ATGACCACCGAGGTGCACGTGTCCGACTCGCTCGCGCTGGACGACCAGCTCTGCTTCGCCCTCTACGCGGCGTCGCGCGCGGTGACCGGCGTGTACCGGCCGCTGCTGGACGAGCTCGGCTTGACGTACCCGCAGTACCTCGTGCTGCTGGTGCTGTGGGGCCGGGGGAGCAGCCCGGTCAAGGACCTCGCCGCGGCCCTGCACCTCGACTACGGCACGTTGACGCCGCTGCTCAAGCGGCTGGAGTCCGCCGGATTCGTCCGCCGCGAACGCCGCAAGGGCGACGAGCGCACCGTCGACATCGTGCTCACCGCCGACGGCAAGGCACTGCGCGACCGGGCCCGCCGCCTCCCGCCCGCGATCTCCCAGGCGATGGGCCTCACCACCGCCGAGGTGGACACGCTGCGCGCCCTCCTCCGCAAGGTCAGCACCAACATCGCCACCCCGTAG
- a CDS encoding AraC family transcriptional regulator: MDALAGLLDGPRARQAFLLRVLLDPPWSMRIQDRAPLAVAAIVRGVAWVLPDTGDPVRLDPGDVLVVCGPDPYTVADDPATPPQVIIHPDERCTTLYGEDLSIAMDRGVRTWGNSDDGASMMLVGTYQGTGEITERLLRALPPLLVLRADEWDSPLIPLLATEITKDDQGQSAVLDRLLDLLLIAVLRAWFARGETAPGWFRAQADPVVGRALRMLHNHPEHPWTVAGLAGRLGLSRAALARRFTELVGEPPMAYLTNWRLALAADLLREPDATVAAVAHRVGYSSGFALSAAFKRVRGVSPQAHRGRPT; this comes from the coding sequence GTGGACGCTCTCGCTGGCCTCCTCGACGGGCCGCGCGCCCGGCAGGCGTTCCTGCTCCGCGTCCTGCTCGACCCGCCGTGGTCGATGCGGATCCAGGACCGTGCGCCGCTGGCCGTCGCGGCGATCGTGCGTGGCGTCGCCTGGGTGCTGCCCGACACCGGCGACCCGGTCCGGCTGGACCCCGGCGACGTGCTGGTCGTGTGCGGCCCGGACCCGTACACGGTGGCCGACGACCCGGCCACGCCGCCGCAGGTGATCATCCACCCGGACGAGCGCTGCACCACCCTGTACGGCGAGGACCTGTCCATCGCGATGGACCGCGGCGTGCGCACCTGGGGCAACAGCGACGACGGCGCCTCGATGATGCTGGTCGGCACCTACCAGGGCACCGGCGAGATCACCGAACGGCTGCTGCGCGCCCTGCCGCCGCTGCTGGTGCTGCGCGCGGACGAGTGGGACAGCCCGCTCATCCCGCTGCTCGCCACCGAGATCACCAAGGACGACCAGGGCCAGTCGGCCGTCCTGGACCGGCTCCTGGACCTGCTGCTGATCGCGGTCCTGCGGGCCTGGTTCGCGCGCGGCGAGACGGCGCCGGGCTGGTTCCGCGCCCAGGCCGACCCGGTCGTCGGGCGGGCCCTGCGGATGCTGCACAACCACCCGGAGCACCCGTGGACCGTGGCCGGGCTCGCCGGCCGGCTCGGCCTGTCCCGGGCCGCGCTGGCCCGGCGCTTCACCGAACTGGTCGGCGAGCCGCCGATGGCGTACCTGACCAACTGGCGGCTGGCGCTCGCGGCCGACCTGCTCCGCGAGCCGGACGCCACCGTCGCCGCGGTGGCTCACCGGGTCGGCTACAGCAGCGGTTTCGCGCTGAGTGCCGCCTTCAAACGGGTACGCGGGGTGAGTCCTCAGGCGCATCGCGGACGGCCGACTTGA